One region of Thermodesulfobacteriota bacterium genomic DNA includes:
- a CDS encoding NADH-quinone oxidoreductase subunit D, with protein sequence MTEQIKEALRTDEWTINMGPHHPSTHGVLRIELTTDGEIVSKARPTLGYLHRGMEKIGERVAWSQFMPFTDRVDYLAGMNCNCAYAWSVEKLAKIEVPERAEWIRVLVCELNRISSHLVGWGSFCADMGAFTPFVYAIREREWINDLFEMVCGQRLTYNYARIGGVAHDLPPGFLDKTREFCDYFEPLIDEYNDLISYNKILVHRLKNVGVISAEDAIEWGLAGPNLRGSGIAYDVRKDDPYSVYPKIDFNVIVGTGERGTLGDCFDRYMCRINEMRESVKIIRQVVAQIPDGPVRAKVPRVFKPAAGEAYFRAENPRGEHGYFLISDGGTNAYRMKIRTGSFMAMNIFEKISRGVMISDIPALIGSFDIIL encoded by the coding sequence CGGAACAAATCAAGGAAGCGCTCCGCACCGACGAGTGGACCATCAACATGGGTCCGCACCACCCCTCGACGCACGGGGTGCTGCGGATCGAGCTGACCACCGACGGGGAGATCGTCAGCAAGGCGAGGCCCACGCTGGGCTACCTGCACCGCGGCATGGAGAAGATCGGCGAGCGGGTCGCCTGGTCGCAGTTCATGCCGTTCACGGACCGGGTCGACTACCTCGCGGGGATGAACTGCAACTGCGCCTATGCGTGGTCCGTCGAGAAGCTGGCGAAGATCGAGGTCCCCGAGCGGGCCGAGTGGATCCGCGTGCTCGTCTGCGAGCTGAACCGGATCTCGTCGCACCTCGTCGGATGGGGTTCGTTCTGCGCCGACATGGGCGCCTTCACCCCGTTCGTCTACGCCATCCGCGAGCGGGAGTGGATCAACGACCTGTTCGAGATGGTCTGCGGGCAGCGGCTGACCTACAACTACGCCCGGATCGGCGGGGTCGCCCACGACCTCCCGCCGGGCTTCCTCGACAAGACCCGGGAATTCTGCGACTATTTCGAGCCGCTGATCGACGAGTACAACGACCTGATCTCCTACAACAAGATCCTGGTCCACCGCCTGAAGAACGTCGGCGTGATCTCCGCGGAAGACGCGATCGAGTGGGGGCTGGCGGGGCCGAACCTCCGCGGCTCCGGCATCGCGTACGACGTCCGGAAGGACGACCCGTACTCGGTGTACCCGAAGATCGACTTCAACGTGATCGTCGGCACCGGCGAGCGCGGGACGCTGGGCGACTGCTTCGACCGGTACATGTGCCGGATCAACGAAATGCGCGAGAGCGTGAAGATCATCCGGCAGGTCGTCGCGCAGATCCCCGACGGCCCGGTCCGGGCGAAGGTGCCGCGCGTGTTCAAGCCGGCGGCCGGCGAGGCCTATTTCCGGGCGGAGAACCCCCGCGGCGAGCACGGCTATTTCCTGATCAGCGACGGCGGGACGAACGCCTACCGCATGAAGATCCGCACGGGCTCCTTCATGGCGATGAACATCTTCGAGAAGATCTCCCGGGGCGTCATGATCTCCGACATCCCGGCCCTCATCGGCAGCTTCGACATCATCCTAC